A region from the Nitrospirota bacterium genome encodes:
- a CDS encoding methyl-accepting chemotaxis protein — protein LSGSSVQVAEAAGEMLQKLVPDIQKTAELVQEITAASSEQNAGAEQINKAIQQLDQVIQQNAGASEEMASTSEELASQAEQLQSTIAFFKLNEECRTPAQRRSAGSAAAARKAAPKTRVAHISRDKTSHKARGAETAEQHAGVALQMGGNGSDRLDKEFESF, from the coding sequence AATTGTCGGGCTCCAGTGTTCAGGTGGCGGAGGCAGCCGGCGAGATGCTCCAGAAGCTGGTCCCCGACATCCAGAAGACGGCGGAGCTGGTGCAGGAGATCACGGCGGCAAGCAGCGAACAGAACGCAGGGGCCGAACAGATCAACAAGGCCATCCAGCAGCTCGATCAGGTCATCCAGCAGAATGCAGGGGCATCCGAGGAGATGGCCTCGACCTCGGAAGAGCTCGCCTCCCAGGCCGAGCAGCTCCAGAGCACTATCGCCTTCTTCAAGCTCAACGAGGAGTGCAGGACCCCGGCGCAGCGGCGTTCCGCCGGTTCCGCAGCAGCGGCACGGAAGGCGGCTCCCAAAACCAGGGTAGCCCATATCAGCCGCGACAAGACCTCTCATAAGGCCCGAGGGGCGGAAACCGCGGAACAGCATGCCGGCGTTGCCCTCCAGATGGGAGGCAACGGCAGCGACAGGCTGGATAAAGAGTTCGAGAGCTTCTAG